The Paracoccus albus region TAGACCAAAAAAAGCAGCAGAGGCAGAAATGCGGCAGTCAGTTCGTGGTCAGGTCGACCCGTTCATCGTCATGGATGTCATGGAATCCGCGCGTCGGGCAGAGGCGGGGGGCCAGCATATCATCCATATGGAGGTCGGCCAGCCTGCAACCGGTGCGCCTGGGGCAGCTCGTGCGGCTTTGCAGGCCAGGCTGGCAGAGCCGCTGGGTTATACGGTCGCGCTTGGTCTGCCGGAATTGCGCGAGGGGATCGCGGTGCTGTATCGCGACTGTTATGGCGTCGATCTGGACCCGGCGCGGGTGGTTGTCACACCAGGATCCTCGGGGGCGTTCATGCTGGCCTTTTCGGCGCTGTTTGATGCGGGGGATCGGGTTGCCCTGGGTGAGCCGGGCTATCCCAGCTATCGTCAGATCATGCGGGCAATGTCGCTTGAACCTGTCGGCATCCAGACCGCACCGGAAAACCGCTATCAGCCGCGACCGAATGAAATTCCGACGGATGTGCAGGGACTGATGCTGGCCTCGCCCGGCAATCCGTCTGGCACCATGCTTGGGCTGGACGATTATCGCGGGCTGTTGGATCGCGCGGCTGATTTGGATGTCAGCGTCATCTCGGACGAAATCTATCACGGGCTGAGCTATGGCGCGCGGTGCCATTCGGCACTGGAAGTCAGCGATGACGTTTATGTAATCAATTCGTTCTCGAAGTATTTTTCGATGACCGGCTGGCGGATCGGCTGGATGGTCGTGCCGCAGGATCATATCCGCACGATCGAGCGCATCGCGCAGAACATGTTCATTTGCCCGCCCCATGCGTCACAGGTTGCGGCGCTCGCAGCATTGGATGCGCGCGACGAGTGCGATGCGTTGCTGGCGACCTATGCCGAAAACCGCCGCCTGTTGCTGGAGGCATTGCCGAAGATCGGCTTTGACAGGATCGCGCCACCGGATGGGGCCTTCTATATTTATGCCGATGTTTCTGCGCTGACGGATGACAGCCTTTCTTTCGCGGCCGAGATTCTGGATCACGCGGGTGTGGCCGTGACTCCGGGGCTGGATTTCGATCCCCGTCGCGGGGCCACGACACTGCGTTTCTCCTATGCCCGCAGCACTGATGATATTGCCGAGGGTATCGCGCGGCTGACCCGTTTCATGGACCAACGGTGATGCGCTGCCTGGCGCTGTTGATCTGGCTGATCCTGCCTTTTGCGGCGCTTGCACAGGATCAGGCGCCGAAACTGGACGTCGCTGCCTCGTCAGTCACGCTGGAGGCAGAGGACCTGCTGATATCGTTGCGACTGACGCGGGGCATACCCTATCGCCTGACGCTCGTGGCCGAACCGAAGCGCCTGATTGTCGATATGAAGGGAGCAGGCGCGGACGCGGATGATCTGGCCGCGATCAGGGGGGCGGAACTGTTCGAAGGTTTGCGCAACGGGCCGATCAGCGATGGCTGGCACAGGCTGGTTTTCCAGCTTCGTGCGCCATATGCCGTCGAAAGTGCAACGATGAAATCAGGTGACAGCGCACGGCTGGATATCAGGTTGGTGCCCGTTGCGGCGGAAGAATTCGTTGGTGCCTCGAATGCCGTGTCAGCCATGTGGAACCTGCCGGAACCGACGACGCCTGTGGTCGACCCGGCGCGACCGCGGCCCGTGAGGGTGGCGATTGATCCCGGACATGGCGGCATAGATGCAGGCGCGGTCGAGGCGGGGCTGCGCGAAGCTGATCTGATGCTGGACTTTGCCCATGAGCTGACGGAAAAGCTTATCCGTGCGGGGTTTGAGGTCGTGCTGACGCGACGCCGGGACGAATTCGTCGGACTGGAGGCGCGGATGACCGAAGCACGCGCATCAAAGGCCGATCTTCTGATCTCGCTTCATGCCGATGCGTTGCCGGATGGGCAGGCCGCGGGTGCCGCGATCTTTACCTGGAATACCGAGGCGGATGACCGTGCCTCTCGGCAGCTTGCCGCTCGGCACGACCGCGCCGATCTGGTGGCCGGGTTGGATCTTGCCGGAACGGACGATCACATCGCGGCCACGCTGATGGATATGGCGCGAGCGGATACGCAGCCGAGGTCGGAGGCCCTGGCCCAGCATATGTCGTCATCGCTTGCGCAGGCCGGGCTGGCTTTGCGCAGCAGGCCCGTGAAGGGCGCTGCGTTCAGCGTACTGAAATCGCCCGATATTCCTTCGGTTCTGGTCGAGCTGGGCTTTCTGACCGACGCGGGTGATCGCGAAAACCTGACAAATGACGCTTGGCGCGCCCGTATGGCAGGGGCCATTTCCCAGGCTGTCGTGACATGGTCAGAGGACGATACCGCACGCGCGACGCTACGCCGCCACTAGCAAAAATTTACCATTTATATATACCAGTCACCCAAGCTTGTTTTGACGCGTCCATCTGCGACGTTTAAGAAGCCGCAAAAAGTCGCAAGAGGCAGCACCGCGTGGTTCGGTTTATTCTATCCTTTTTCGGGTCTATCTTCTCGTTCCTGGTCACAGGCGCGATTTTCGGAATGTTGATTCTCGGCGGCGTGTTCTGGACATTCTCGCGCGACCTACCCAGCCATGAACAATTGTCGCAATATGCGCCCAAGACGATCAGCCGCGTTTATTCCGGTGAAGGGCAGTTGATTGACGAATTCGCGCAGGAACGCCGTCTTTTCGTGCCGGGAGAAGAAATTCCCGCACTGGTCAAGGAAGCCTTTGTCTCTGCCGAGGATAAGAACTTCTACAACCACCACGGCTTCGACCCCCGGGGTATTGCGGCAGCGGCCTATCAGGCGGTGGCCTCTGGCGGGGCGAACCTGCGCGGTGCCTCGACCATTCCTCAGCAGGTGACAAAGAATCTGTTGCTGTCCTCTGACCGGACGGTCGAGCGGAAGGTGAAAGAACTGATCCTCGCCACTCGGCTGGAGCAGTCGCTGACCAAGGACCAGATCCTTGAGCTTTACCTGAATGAGATATTTCTGGGTCAGAACAGTTATGGCGTGGCCGCCGCCGCGCAGACCTATTTCAATAAAACCCTGTCCGAACTTGCCCCGCATGAGGCCGCGACGCTGGCCGCCATGCCGCAGGCGCCGGGTCGCTATCACCCCGTCCGCGCGAAAGAGGTCGTGACCGACCGGCGCAATTACGTTCTCCGGGAAATGTGGCAGAACGGCTATATTGACGAGGCAACCTACCGATCAGAGGCTGAACAGCCCCTGCGCTCTGTCCAGAACGGCGATTTTGAGGCGTTTTCCGAAAAGCTGCCGCCGCGCGATTATTTCACCGACGAGATCCGCCGCCAATTGTCCGAGGAATTCGGGCAGGATGAATTCTTTGGTGGTGGCCTGACGATTCGTGCAACCGTTGAACCTCACATGCAAAACCTTGCAGCAGATGCGCTGCGCGAGGCGTTGGAGGATTATGACCGTGGACGCGGTATCTGGCATGGTGTGATCGCCAATATCGCCGCCGACCAGTTGAACGATGAGGCCGCGTGGCGCGGCGCACTTTTCGATATCAGTGAAGCACCGCGCGACATCCCCGGCTGGATGCCCGCAGTCGTGCTGGCTGTCGAGGGCGGCAATGCGCGGATCGGGATCGAGGGGATCGAGGAAGATGCCGACGGTCACTGGATACCGGCCAAGGATGCGCAATGGGCGCGTCCACTGCTGGAGGACGGCTCGCTCGGCGGCAGGGCGCAGGGCGCCGGCGATCTGGTTAAGACCGGCGATGTCGTAATGGTGCGCGCAATGACAAGCGACAGCGATGGCAGCTTCATTCGCTGGACATTGCGGCAGGTGCCGGAAATCGAAGGCGGTTTCATGGCGATGGACGTAAATACGGGCCGCGTCATCGCCATGCAGGGTGGTTTCTCCTACCAATCGTCGGTCTTTAACCGTGCGACACAGGCGATGCGGCAGCCCGGTTCAAGCTTCAAACCCTTCGTTTATGCTGCGGCATTGGATGGCGGCTATACTCCGGCCACTATCGTCGTCGATGAGGAGATCGCGATAAACACACCTGATGGAATGTGGCGGCCCAAAAATAGCTCCAACCGGACATATGGTCCGACACCGCTGCGCACAGGTATCGAACAGTCGCGGAACCTGATGACGATCCGGGTGGCGCAGGATATCGGCATGGAAACCGTCGCCGATTACGCCGAACGCTTCGGTGTCTATCCCGAAGGACAGATGCGGCCTTTCCTCGCCAACTCTCTGGGCGCGCAGGAGACTACGCTGTATAACATGGTCGCTGCCTATGCGATGTTTGCCAATGGCGGCGAGCGGGTTGAGCCGACACTGGTGGACCGCGTGCAGGACCGTCGCGGCCGCACCATCTATCGCCACGATCAGCGCGATTGCGTGGGCTGCTCGATGAATGCCCTGCCTGCCGGAACCTCTCCCGAGATCGACACCAACCGCGAGCGCGTGATGGACGCCGTCACCGCCTATCAGATCACCTCGATGATGGAGGGTGTGGTCAAGCGCGGCTCTGGTTCGGGTGTCAACCTGCCGGTGCCTGTCGCTGGCAAAACCGGCACGACCAACGACGCCAAGGATGTCTGGTTCGTCGGCTTCACATCCAACATCGTGGCAGGCTGCTATCTGGGCTATGACCAACCGCGAACGCTGGGCAGCAACGCTTTTGGCGGCACGCTCTGTGTGCCTGTGTTCAACGCGTTCATGCGTGAAGCGGTAAAGGAATATGGCGGCAGTCAGTTCAAGGTGCCAGAGGGCGGCTATTTCGTGAAGATCGACCGCTTCACCGGCGCACGCCTGCCCTCCGATGCCTCCGGCCCGAATGTCATTTCGGAATTCTTCCGCGAGGGTTCGGACCTGAATACCGGCATGGATTACATCGACGGCGGCTTTGAACCGAAAGTCATGCCCAGCGTCGACGGCCTGCCGCTGACGCTGAAGGAACTGCCCAAGGCGAGCGAAGGGAGCTATGGCGCCAAGGCCATCACCACCTCGACCGGGCAGAAGAAGGTCATCCCAAGGAAGGCCGATTTCGGCACCATTTCCTCGGGTGGCCTGTACTGACCCACAGACAGGCTGCGGCGCTGCCCTTGTGAGGGCGGCGCTGACGGGTTATCTGACCATCCACCCGATCAGGAAGGACCAATCTCATGCGTGCCGAAACCGCTGCCACCGTCGAAGCGATCCGCAAGTCCCTGCGGCTGCTGGCACAGCGCATGGATTGGGAAACCGCACCCCATCGGCTGGAAGAGCTGAACGCCATGATCGAAGATGGCGATCTGTGGAACGACCCCGCGCGCGCACAGAAGCTGATGCGCGACCGGCAGGCCCTTGCGGATTCGGTCGAAGGCTACCGTCGTCTGTCCGGCGATCTGGAGGCCAATGCTGAAATGGTCGAACTGGCCGAGGCTGAAGGCGACAGCGAACTTGTGGCCGAGGCTGAGGGTAACCTGAAAAAGCTGGCCGAGGAGGCCGCGCAAAAAGAACTCGAAGCCCTGCTGAATGGCGAAGCGGACGGCAACGACACCTTCCTTGAAATCAACGCCGGTGCTGGCGGCACGGAAAGCTGCGACTGGGCGTCGATGCTGGCGCGGATGTATGTGCGTTGGGCCGAGAAGAAAGGCTATGACGTCGAACTGATTTCCGAATCCGCGGGCGAAGAGGCAGGGATCAGGTCTGCTGCCTATAAGATTTCGGGTCACAACGCATATGGCTGGCTCAAGACCGAATCCGGGGTGCACCGGCTGGTTCGGATCTCGCCCTATGACAGTTCGGCGCGGCGGCACACCTCTTTCAGCTCGGTCTGGGTCTATCCGGTGGTGGATGACAATATCGAGATCACCATTCCGGACAGCGAAATCCGCATCGACACCTACCGTTCCTCGGGTGCGGGCGGTCAGCACGTCAACACCACGGATTCGGCGGTGCGGATCACCCACTTGCCGACGAATATTGTTGTGACAAGTTCGATGAAGTCGCAGCACCAGAACCGTGAAGCCGCGATGAATGCTTTGAAAGCAAGGCTTTACCAGATGGAGCTCGACAAGCGCAACGCTGAGATCAACGCCCAGCATGACGCCAAGGGCGATGCCGGCTGGGGCAACCAGATCCGCTCCTACGTGCTCCATCCCTACCAGATGGTAAAGGACCTGCGCACCTCGCACGAGACCTCGGATACCCAGGGCGTCTTGGACGGCGACCTGGATGCCTTCATGGCGGCGACACTGGCACTGGATGTTTCGGGCAAAAGCCGCGCCGAGGCTACCGCCGAGGACTAAGGCCAGGCGTCAGCACGAAGGCCGTTCCGGGCAAGACGATCTGCTTTGACCAGACGCCATTCGATAGAGTTCGTTTAGGGTCAGGACCCATTGATTTCGGTTGGGCTACGTGCTTCGCCGCCCGAAAACGAGCGTGAACATGTCTGATCTTTTCTGGCGGACAGATGCGCAGATGGCGCTTCCTGAGCCCTATTTCCCGAAGCCCCACGGCAAGCCGCGCGTCTATGATCGGCGTGTGCTGAACGGTATTATCTTCATCAACCGCAATGGGTTGCGATGCTGCGATGCGCCGAAGGAATACGGGCCGGCAAAGACTCTCTACAACCGCTGGAGCGATAACGGCGTTTTCGCCCGTATCCTGACGGGCCTGTCCGCCGAGGGAACTGAGCACAAGACGATCATTATGGATGCGACCTATCTGCAGGCGCACCGCAAGGCCTCAAGCCTGGGCGTTAAAAAGGGGGCGTGCCCGCGAAATAGGCCGAAGTTCGAAGATCAGAAGGCGATCCCGAGGATAGTTTTCCTAAGAACGGTCGGCATGAATACCAAATTGCACGCGGCAACCGATGCGAAGGGCTGTCCGGTCGGGTTCTTCATCTCGGCCGGACAGGTCAGATGGAGTGGTTGCCGCCCTCCCTAGACGGCATCGCAATGTGCCAAGGTCGTGGTTTTCAACGCCACGCGCAAAGGAGGACGGCGAGATGAAGAATATGATGATCGGGGTCGATCTGGCAAAGGCAGTTTTTCAAGTTCATGGTGCCTTTCGAACGGGGGAGGTCCAGTTCCGCAAAAAACTGACGCGAAAGCAATTCCCCGCGTTTATGGCGCAGCAAGAGCCTAGCATGGTGATTTTCGAAGCATGCGGCAGCGCACATTTTTGGGCCCGTGAGATGGAAGCTCTTGGGCACGAGGTACAGCTGATCGCACCGCAATATGTGCGCCCTTTTGTGAAGCGGCAGAAAAATGATGCGGCCGATGCTGAGGCGCTTGTCATTGCGGCACGCCAGCCTGAGATGCGTTTCGTGGAGCCCAAAACAGTCGAGCAGCAGTCTTGCGCGGCGGTCTTCCGGGGCCGGGAACGATTGGTTCATCAGCGCACTGCGGATGTGAACGCCTTGCGGGCGCTACTGTACGAACATGGCCACGTATTTCCCGCGGGAATACGCTACCTCGACCGCATGGTAGCATTTGTGGAGGATGCGGCATCCGAACTGCCAGCATTGATCCGGGAGGAGTGCCAGGATCTGCTGGCGCAGATTGCAGA contains the following coding sequences:
- a CDS encoding pyridoxal phosphate-dependent aminotransferase is translated as MRQSVRGQVDPFIVMDVMESARRAEAGGQHIIHMEVGQPATGAPGAARAALQARLAEPLGYTVALGLPELREGIAVLYRDCYGVDLDPARVVVTPGSSGAFMLAFSALFDAGDRVALGEPGYPSYRQIMRAMSLEPVGIQTAPENRYQPRPNEIPTDVQGLMLASPGNPSGTMLGLDDYRGLLDRAADLDVSVISDEIYHGLSYGARCHSALEVSDDVYVINSFSKYFSMTGWRIGWMVVPQDHIRTIERIAQNMFICPPHASQVAALAALDARDECDALLATYAENRRLLLEALPKIGFDRIAPPDGAFYIYADVSALTDDSLSFAAEILDHAGVAVTPGLDFDPRRGATTLRFSYARSTDDIAEGIARLTRFMDQR
- a CDS encoding N-acetylmuramoyl-L-alanine amidase family protein; amino-acid sequence: MRCLALLIWLILPFAALAQDQAPKLDVAASSVTLEAEDLLISLRLTRGIPYRLTLVAEPKRLIVDMKGAGADADDLAAIRGAELFEGLRNGPISDGWHRLVFQLRAPYAVESATMKSGDSARLDIRLVPVAAEEFVGASNAVSAMWNLPEPTTPVVDPARPRPVRVAIDPGHGGIDAGAVEAGLREADLMLDFAHELTEKLIRAGFEVVLTRRRDEFVGLEARMTEARASKADLLISLHADALPDGQAAGAAIFTWNTEADDRASRQLAARHDRADLVAGLDLAGTDDHIAATLMDMARADTQPRSEALAQHMSSSLAQAGLALRSRPVKGAAFSVLKSPDIPSVLVELGFLTDAGDRENLTNDAWRARMAGAISQAVVTWSEDDTARATLRRH
- a CDS encoding penicillin-binding protein 1A, with product MVRFILSFFGSIFSFLVTGAIFGMLILGGVFWTFSRDLPSHEQLSQYAPKTISRVYSGEGQLIDEFAQERRLFVPGEEIPALVKEAFVSAEDKNFYNHHGFDPRGIAAAAYQAVASGGANLRGASTIPQQVTKNLLLSSDRTVERKVKELILATRLEQSLTKDQILELYLNEIFLGQNSYGVAAAAQTYFNKTLSELAPHEAATLAAMPQAPGRYHPVRAKEVVTDRRNYVLREMWQNGYIDEATYRSEAEQPLRSVQNGDFEAFSEKLPPRDYFTDEIRRQLSEEFGQDEFFGGGLTIRATVEPHMQNLAADALREALEDYDRGRGIWHGVIANIAADQLNDEAAWRGALFDISEAPRDIPGWMPAVVLAVEGGNARIGIEGIEEDADGHWIPAKDAQWARPLLEDGSLGGRAQGAGDLVKTGDVVMVRAMTSDSDGSFIRWTLRQVPEIEGGFMAMDVNTGRVIAMQGGFSYQSSVFNRATQAMRQPGSSFKPFVYAAALDGGYTPATIVVDEEIAINTPDGMWRPKNSSNRTYGPTPLRTGIEQSRNLMTIRVAQDIGMETVADYAERFGVYPEGQMRPFLANSLGAQETTLYNMVAAYAMFANGGERVEPTLVDRVQDRRGRTIYRHDQRDCVGCSMNALPAGTSPEIDTNRERVMDAVTAYQITSMMEGVVKRGSGSGVNLPVPVAGKTGTTNDAKDVWFVGFTSNIVAGCYLGYDQPRTLGSNAFGGTLCVPVFNAFMREAVKEYGGSQFKVPEGGYFVKIDRFTGARLPSDASGPNVISEFFREGSDLNTGMDYIDGGFEPKVMPSVDGLPLTLKELPKASEGSYGAKAITTSTGQKKVIPRKADFGTISSGGLY
- the prfB gene encoding peptide chain release factor 2, producing MRAETAATVEAIRKSLRLLAQRMDWETAPHRLEELNAMIEDGDLWNDPARAQKLMRDRQALADSVEGYRRLSGDLEANAEMVELAEAEGDSELVAEAEGNLKKLAEEAAQKELEALLNGEADGNDTFLEINAGAGGTESCDWASMLARMYVRWAEKKGYDVELISESAGEEAGIRSAAYKISGHNAYGWLKTESGVHRLVRISPYDSSARRHTSFSSVWVYPVVDDNIEITIPDSEIRIDTYRSSGAGGQHVNTTDSAVRITHLPTNIVVTSSMKSQHQNREAAMNALKARLYQMELDKRNAEINAQHDAKGDAGWGNQIRSYVLHPYQMVKDLRTSHETSDTQGVLDGDLDAFMAATLALDVSGKSRAEATAED
- a CDS encoding IS110 family transposase encodes the protein MKNMMIGVDLAKAVFQVHGAFRTGEVQFRKKLTRKQFPAFMAQQEPSMVIFEACGSAHFWAREMEALGHEVQLIAPQYVRPFVKRQKNDAADAEALVIAARQPEMRFVEPKTVEQQSCAAVFRGRERLVHQRTADVNALRALLYEHGHVFPAGIRYLDRMVAFVEDAASELPALIREECQDLLAQIAEKTTRIAKRTTKLKVLASQSDRARQLQTMPGVGPLTAVAVEAFGPDMAQFKTGRDFAAWLGLVPRQHSSGGKERLGRMTKAGQADIRRLLIIGAMSRLNWLGQRTIVEGSWLSRLLARKPKMLVAIALANKMARQIWAMLTKNENYKNPALAVTA